One genomic window of Acetobacter sp. includes the following:
- a CDS encoding ABC transporter substrate-binding protein: MKTDEILRELAPQGAIRTAINLGNPVLAGRDAATGELAGVSVDLAREVGRRLEVEIEFIPFDAAGKVTQAVSSGELDMMFLAVDPVRAAEILFTAPYVVIEGTYLVREDATYQAVDELDHAGARIAVGQGAAYDLFLTRHLKQASLERAATSPDAIALFVAQQLDAAAGVRQPLAAYAADHPGYRVLPGRFTAIEQGMGVPRGREIARAWLQDFVEDVKKTGLVKMLLDRHGQSAASVAPPAAGWSVF, from the coding sequence ATGAAAACAGATGAGATTCTTCGTGAACTGGCGCCGCAGGGCGCCATCAGGACGGCGATCAATCTGGGAAATCCTGTTCTGGCAGGGCGTGACGCGGCTACGGGAGAACTGGCGGGCGTCTCGGTCGATCTGGCGCGGGAAGTCGGACGGCGGCTGGAGGTCGAGATCGAATTCATCCCCTTTGACGCGGCAGGCAAGGTAACGCAGGCTGTTTCGTCCGGTGAACTGGATATGATGTTTCTGGCGGTGGACCCGGTGCGCGCGGCTGAGATTCTTTTTACCGCACCCTATGTTGTGATTGAGGGAACCTATCTTGTTCGTGAGGACGCGACCTATCAGGCCGTTGATGAGCTGGATCACGCGGGGGCGCGCATCGCTGTCGGACAGGGCGCTGCTTACGACCTGTTTCTGACACGTCATCTGAAACAGGCGTCTCTTGAAAGGGCGGCGACCTCGCCTGACGCTATTGCTCTGTTTGTAGCGCAGCAACTGGATGCCGCCGCCGGTGTGCGCCAGCCTCTGGCGGCTTACGCTGCCGATCATCCGGGCTATCGGGTGCTGCCGGGACGTTTCACGGCGATAGAGCAGGGGATGGGAGTTCCCAGAGGACGCGAAATCGCGAGAGCATGGTTGCAGGATTTTGTTGAGGATGTGAAAAAAACCGGTTTGGTCAAAATGCTTCTGGACAGGCACGGGCAGAGCGCGGCCAGTGTTGCGCCACCGGCTGCGGGGTGGTCTGTTTTCTGA